The DNA sequence GAATACCAGAAACTCTCGACGGGCGGGACCACGAAGCAGGCGATCACGGGTATGGGAAGAGCCGTGGCCACGATTCACCTGGGAAAAAGCGCGGCAGGCCCGAATAACGCCGCCGCCCTGCTCCACGAGAAGTTCGGGGTCGAGGCGGACTACCTCTCCATCCCTATCGGGATCAGGCAGACCGATCTTTTCATGGACCTTCTGAGCGGGATTTCCGGCGTGCCCGTGCCCTCCCGATACCGGCGCGAAAGGGGAAGACTCGTCGATTCCTATATTGACGGACACAAATATGTCTTCGGCAAGCGGGCCGTCATTTATGGCGAGACCGATTTCGTGGTCTCCATGGCCTCCTTTCTCGACGAGATCGGCGTCGTCCCGGTCCTCTGCGCCACAGGGGCACGGACAGGCAGGTTCAGAGAACTTCTGTCCGAAGCAATCACCCATCGGCACGACGAAGTCTCGGTCTTTGAGGAGAGCGATTTCGCGGGTATCCTCGATGCCGGCCGGGCCATGGCGCCGGACATAATCCTGGGCAGCAGCAAGGGATACCGCCTTTCGAGGGAGCTCGGCATACCGCTGGTGCGTGTGGGGTTCCCCATCCACGACCGCATCGGGGGCCAACGGCTCCTCCACGTGGGATACAGGGGTACGCAGCAGCTTTTCGACCGCGTGGTAAACGGACTGATCGAGCACGCACAGACGGGCTCGGCCATAGGCTACAGCTACATATAAGGAGGGACCCATGGACCATACCGATCACCCAT is a window from the Syntrophorhabdaceae bacterium genome containing:
- a CDS encoding nitrogenase component 1, whose product is MKEARDVTKLQGSDSKAGNFISTRNACKLCAPLGASIVFRGIEGCIPLIHGSQGCSTYIRRYVISHFKEPIDIASSNFSESSAIFGGGDNLKKALDNVGRQYRPEVIGIATTCLSETIGDDVALYLNQYKKEKGGEPIPVLVHASTPSYRGTHMEGYHEAIRAVVEALAEGGPRARHLNLIPGFLSSEDLRHLKEILSAFSTPFTMLPDYSETLDGESWSEYQKLSTGGTTKQAITGMGRAVATIHLGKSAAGPNNAAALLHEKFGVEADYLSIPIGIRQTDLFMDLLSGISGVPVPSRYRRERGRLVDSYIDGHKYVFGKRAVIYGETDFVVSMASFLDEIGVVPVLCATGARTGRFRELLSEAITHRHDEVSVFEESDFAGILDAGRAMAPDIILGSSKGYRLSRELGIPLVRVGFPIHDRIGGQRLLHVGYRGTQQLFDRVVNGLIEHAQTGSAIGYSYI